One part of the Futiania mangrovi genome encodes these proteins:
- the purC gene encoding phosphoribosylaminoimidazolesuccinocarboxamide synthase codes for MARRRRIYEGKAKVLYEGPEPGTLIQYFKDDTTAFNNEKRAVLDGKGVLNNRISEYIMTRLNELGVPTHFIRRLNMREQLVHEVEIIPIEVVVRNVAAGSLSKRLGLEEGSSLPRSIVEFYYKNDALGDPMVSEEHITAFGWASTQDLDDMIALALRVNDFLSGLFLGIGIRLVDFKLEFGRLYENDMMRIVLADEISPDSCRLWDIETGEKLDKDRFRRDLGGVTEAYQEVARRLGLMPGEGQSASAT; via the coding sequence ATGGCACGGCGCAGACGGATTTACGAAGGCAAGGCCAAGGTGCTGTACGAGGGCCCGGAGCCCGGCACCCTCATCCAGTACTTCAAGGACGACACCACGGCGTTCAACAACGAGAAGCGCGCGGTGCTCGACGGCAAGGGGGTGCTGAACAACCGCATCTCCGAATACATCATGACGCGGCTGAACGAGCTGGGCGTCCCCACGCACTTCATCCGCCGCCTGAACATGCGCGAACAGCTTGTCCACGAGGTGGAGATCATCCCGATCGAGGTCGTGGTGCGCAATGTCGCGGCTGGCTCTCTGTCGAAGCGGCTTGGCCTGGAGGAAGGCTCCTCCCTGCCCCGCTCCATCGTCGAGTTCTATTACAAGAACGACGCGCTGGGCGACCCGATGGTGTCGGAAGAGCACATCACCGCCTTCGGCTGGGCCTCGACGCAGGACCTCGACGACATGATCGCGCTGGCGCTGCGCGTGAACGACTTCCTGTCGGGCCTCTTCCTCGGCATCGGCATCCGGCTCGTCGACTTCAAGCTGGAATTCGGCCGGCTTTACGAGAACGACATGATGCGCATCGTGCTCGCCGACGAGATCAGCCCCGATTCGTGCCGCCTGTGGGACATCGAAACGGGCGAGAAGCTCGACAAGGACCGCTTCCGCCGCGATCTCGGCGGGGTCACGGAAGCCTACCAGGAGGTTGCCCG